In Desulfobacterales bacterium, one genomic interval encodes:
- a CDS encoding C-GCAxxG-C-C family protein, which translates to MRAVLHALGVQEEAAFTASFAMAGGLGLTQETCGAITGGAMCLSMLSEKYGRSWDNFNKWGMEQIIDSLLKIGKFAEKCTEMMGGNKCIDLAGMELKNAADVEKYVATPNFEGCCVNCAKVAKLVVETLLDEA; encoded by the coding sequence ATGCGTGCCGTGCTGCACGCACTCGGTGTTCAAGAAGAAGCTGCATTCACAGCGTCGTTTGCTATGGCCGGCGGGTTGGGGCTCACGCAGGAAACCTGCGGTGCCATAACCGGTGGCGCCATGTGTCTATCCATGCTGTCGGAAAAGTATGGTCGGTCCTGGGATAATTTCAACAAATGGGGTATGGAACAAATAATTGACAGTCTCCTCAAGATCGGCAAGTTTGCAGAAAAATGTACCGAAATGATGGGGGGAAACAAATGCATAGATCTTGCCGGCATGGAGCTCAAAAATGCCGCAGATGTTGAAAAATATGTAGCCACCCCGAATTTTGAAGGTTGCTGCGTCAATTGCGCGAAGGTCGCTAAACTCGTTGTGGAAACGCTGCTGGACGAAGCTTAG
- a CDS encoding DUF362 domain-containing protein, with protein sequence MRCLFAVRLGAEIGKANVLISVAHFKGHELTGFGGALKNIGREVRAAGENWRNMPWLHQK encoded by the coding sequence ATGCGGTGCTTGTTTGCGGTGCGGCTCGGTGCCGAAATCGGCAAGGCCAACGTACTCATCTCCGTAGCCCATTTTAAAGGGCATGAGCTGACCGGATTTGGTGGCGCGTTGAAAAACATCGGCAGAGAAGTGCGAGCCGCCGGGGAAAACTGGCGCAACATGCCATGGCTGCACCAAAAATAA
- a CDS encoding transposase — translation MYDRRLLAKLSKCGWNVIRPYLKSGVLDDDAVPGASIAVHTYGDFLNFNPHLHAIVSDGCFRSDDTFRMAPGFMAKDLEKAFQHEVLKMLKKEGKINDAIIENLLSWRHSAFQVYIGGRILPDDETGLEKLAKCIIRACFSQERMDYKPVERSTDGVAKVICTSKDGRTRKTFDALDWLAQLVMHIPDRYEQTVRYYGYYSNKLRGLRKKRDEDDEIPTLIPGEMSSKEFRRNWARLIQKVYEVDPLVCPKCQGAIKIISIIDQPEIIQKILLHLNLWDTRNHDPPPESPSYIPELTCDDSDSQIPAYDYWN, via the coding sequence ATGTACGATCGTAGATTACTGGCAAAATTAAGCAAATGCGGTTGGAACGTAATACGCCCCTATTTAAAATCAGGCGTGTTAGATGACGATGCCGTTCCCGGGGCCAGTATAGCGGTGCACACTTACGGAGATTTTTTAAATTTCAATCCCCATTTGCACGCCATCGTGTCGGACGGTTGCTTTCGTTCCGATGACACCTTCCGGATGGCGCCCGGTTTTATGGCCAAAGACCTCGAAAAGGCCTTTCAGCACGAGGTGTTAAAAATGCTTAAAAAAGAGGGAAAAATAAATGATGCCATCATTGAAAATTTGCTTTCCTGGCGCCATAGCGCTTTTCAAGTTTATATCGGCGGCAGGATTTTGCCGGATGACGAAACCGGTTTGGAAAAGTTGGCGAAATGCATTATCCGCGCCTGCTTTTCACAAGAACGAATGGACTATAAACCGGTGGAAAGATCCACGGACGGCGTGGCCAAGGTCATTTGCACATCCAAGGACGGCAGAACCCGGAAAACATTTGACGCATTGGATTGGCTGGCGCAACTGGTGATGCACATACCCGACAGATATGAGCAAACCGTACGTTATTATGGCTATTACTCGAACAAGTTGCGAGGCCTTCGCAAAAAACGCGATGAGGACGATGAGATACCAACCCTTATACCCGGCGAAATGTCATCAAAAGAATTCAGAAGGAATTGGGCGCGGTTGATCCAAAAGGTGTATGAGGTCGATCCCTTGGTGTGTCCCAAATGCCAGGGCGCCATAAAAATCATATCCATAATCGATCAGCCTGAAATCATACAAAAAATTTTACTGCATCTGAATCTCTGGGATACGCGGAATCATGATCCGCCGCCTGAAAGCCCATCCTATATCCCCGAATTAACCTGTGACGATTCGGATTCCCAAATTCCCGCTTATGACTATTGGAACTAA
- a CDS encoding transglycosylase SLT domain-containing protein, translating to MKIISQILALWITVLGYGVLRSAPAEGTATIPLSFLPPGMAVSFCDEPMPLDIEDVRERLEKEFLLITEDRAQVTLWLKRSRRYLTQIEAMLRENHMPLDLQYVAVIESSLLPHAGSSKGAMGFWQFLGPVGRQYGLVINSHIDERRNLTASTAAAIRYLTMLQDLLGSWTLSVAAYNMGETRLLANIAEQGTYDYYQLNLPLETQRFIFRIVCVKMILSNPAAFGFELKDEEYYPPFECDNVKLRSQHPIPVRVVATAANTYFKVITDLNPEIIGGLLPPGDYQFLIPKAAAADFHPQFDQLLTKTLAARKERSYIVQAGDTLIEIADRFGVPMPSLMIWNRFDRRHAIQPGDKLTIFEPGPDSECNESPWN from the coding sequence ATGAAGATAATAAGCCAAATTCTGGCGTTATGGATCACGGTGTTGGGCTATGGGGTGCTTCGATCGGCTCCGGCTGAAGGCACGGCGACCATTCCCCTGTCCTTTCTGCCACCCGGTATGGCGGTCTCTTTTTGCGACGAGCCGATGCCGCTGGACATTGAAGATGTGCGGGAACGGCTTGAGAAGGAATTTTTACTGATCACCGAAGACCGCGCCCAGGTAACCCTCTGGTTGAAGCGCTCCCGGCGGTATCTAACGCAAATTGAGGCGATGCTCAGGGAAAATCACATGCCCCTTGATTTGCAATATGTGGCGGTGATTGAAAGCTCTCTTTTGCCGCATGCCGGGTCAAGCAAGGGCGCGATGGGATTCTGGCAGTTTCTCGGCCCGGTCGGCCGCCAATACGGCCTTGTCATTAATTCACATATCGATGAAAGGCGAAACCTTACCGCCTCCACCGCTGCGGCGATACGATACCTGACAATGCTTCAGGATCTGCTCGGCTCCTGGACGCTCTCCGTAGCCGCCTATAATATGGGCGAAACCAGATTGCTGGCGAATATTGCCGAGCAGGGAACCTACGATTATTATCAACTGAACCTGCCGCTTGAAACCCAACGGTTCATCTTTCGCATTGTCTGCGTCAAAATGATTCTGTCCAATCCGGCTGCTTTCGGGTTTGAACTCAAGGACGAAGAATACTATCCACCGTTTGAATGTGACAACGTCAAGCTGAGAAGTCAGCATCCCATTCCCGTTCGCGTGGTGGCAACAGCGGCCAACACGTATTTCAAGGTGATAACGGATCTGAATCCCGAGATTATCGGCGGCCTTCTTCCGCCGGGGGATTATCAATTTCTCATCCCCAAAGCCGCTGCAGCGGACTTTCATCCGCAATTTGATCAACTATTGACAAAAACACTCGCCGCTCGAAAGGAACGCAGTTATATTGTTCAGGCCGGAGACACACTTATCGAAATTGCCGACAGATTCGGTGTGCCCATGCCTTCTCTGATGATTTGGAATCGGTTCGATCGCCGCCATGCCATTCAGCCCGGAGACAAGCTGACCATTTTTGAGCCAGGCCCAGACTCAGAATGCAACGAAAGTCCGTGGAATTGA
- a CDS encoding MBL fold metallo-hydrolase — MKTTITILSENYVGKSGLMGEHGFSALIESAKGRFLFDTGPGRSLPYNAEKLHINLKTIDKIFLSHGHYDHTGGLKWAIEQAGPIRVVASKHLFIKHMGMDLTQPSKPPFYAGCPFSQQELEALGAEFLFLNQTTKIGDGVWFLTNYPRTVETVPEDARLVRMENGQIVPDDIPDDSSLLIETDTAPILILGCTHSGIINTLLHLKNDMGISKLKAVIGGTHLMASDESAVERAMDMLDEFSVEMIGTAHCTGFKATVLIATRFKERFVLAAAGSVITV, encoded by the coding sequence ATGAAAACAACGATCACGATCTTATCGGAAAATTATGTGGGTAAATCCGGGTTGATGGGGGAGCACGGGTTCAGTGCGCTGATTGAAAGCGCAAAGGGCCGGTTTTTGTTTGACACGGGGCCGGGGCGCTCCTTGCCGTATAATGCTGAAAAACTGCATATTAACTTAAAGACAATCGATAAAATCTTTCTTAGCCACGGGCATTATGATCATACCGGCGGGTTAAAATGGGCCATCGAGCAAGCCGGGCCGATTCGGGTTGTGGCCAGCAAGCATTTGTTTATTAAACACATGGGAATGGATCTGACGCAACCGTCCAAACCGCCGTTTTATGCGGGATGCCCGTTTTCGCAGCAAGAGCTGGAAGCGCTGGGCGCCGAGTTTCTTTTTTTGAATCAGACCACGAAAATCGGCGATGGTGTCTGGTTCCTCACGAATTATCCCCGAACCGTGGAAACCGTTCCAGAAGATGCCAGACTGGTGCGAATGGAAAACGGGCAGATCGTTCCCGACGACATTCCGGATGACAGTTCCCTGTTGATCGAGACGGATACGGCGCCGATTTTGATATTGGGCTGCACGCATTCCGGAATTATTAACACGCTGTTGCACCTGAAAAATGATATGGGCATTTCAAAGCTGAAAGCCGTGATCGGTGGCACGCATCTGATGGCTTCCGACGAGTCGGCGGTCGAGCGGGCCATGGACATGTTGGATGAATTTTCAGTGGAGATGATCGGTACCGCGCACTGTACGGGCTTTAAGGCCACGGTTCTGATAGCAACGCGCTTTAAGGAACGTTTTGTTTTGGCCGCCGCCGGCAGTGTGATTACGGTATAA
- a CDS encoding CGGC domain-containing protein → MSKIAIIRCEKNMDRCPMTGCFRCLQERKEGFAGYESCELAGLFTCHCPGDDAVSMAKILKSKGAEVIHFCTCLFSKKGKEAWEMSDGGFCEHLDAMIDRVHLETGLPCVKGTAHLPGGYQPEVWS, encoded by the coding sequence ATGTCCAAAATAGCCATTATTCGGTGCGAAAAAAATATGGATCGATGCCCGATGACAGGGTGTTTCCGCTGTCTTCAAGAAAGAAAAGAAGGATTTGCCGGCTATGAGAGTTGTGAGCTTGCCGGTCTTTTTACCTGCCATTGCCCGGGGGATGATGCGGTGAGCATGGCGAAAATTCTTAAGTCCAAAGGTGCGGAGGTGATCCATTTTTGCACCTGTCTGTTTTCAAAAAAGGGAAAGGAAGCGTGGGAAATGAGCGATGGGGGGTTCTGTGAACACCTTGATGCAATGATTGATCGCGTGCATCTGGAGACAGGGCTGCCCTGTGTGAAGGGTACCGCGCATCTTCCCGGTGGATATCAACCTGAGGTGTGGAGCTGA
- a CDS encoding GntR family transcriptional regulator, translating into MYQNLNIPNYFRVYHEMKASILSGEFERGGKIGTIVDLAKTYGVAAETIRRALHLLKLEGLLSMKQGVGTIIPENANLEAILFGNLVIQKKITDALLNSDCTIISSEWIASLPRRIVILYDLKKATSDAKVLKIVHCMKFKSNSRHKVIATHYVTEDIFHHLQMDRSTSPNDIILSICKWMDKTPLTLTESLRPHLCMGKNAELLGLPDGTPVFHHDHFVCDNENNCYYWETLSTANLHTCGHQQNCDPT; encoded by the coding sequence ATGTATCAAAATCTTAATATTCCAAACTATTTCAGAGTGTACCATGAAATGAAAGCGAGCATCCTTTCCGGCGAGTTCGAGCGGGGCGGCAAAATCGGTACGATCGTAGACTTAGCAAAAACCTATGGCGTCGCGGCTGAAACCATTCGCCGAGCGCTTCATCTTTTGAAATTGGAAGGCCTTTTGAGCATGAAGCAAGGGGTTGGCACGATTATCCCTGAAAATGCCAACCTGGAAGCCATTTTGTTCGGCAACCTGGTTATTCAAAAAAAAATTACCGACGCGTTACTTAATTCGGACTGTACCATCATTTCTTCCGAGTGGATCGCGTCGCTCCCCCGTCGCATCGTGATATTATACGATCTCAAGAAGGCAACCTCCGACGCCAAGGTCTTAAAAATAGTTCACTGCATGAAATTCAAAAGCAACTCACGCCATAAGGTGATTGCAACCCATTATGTAACCGAGGACATCTTCCATCACCTTCAAATGGACAGAAGCACCTCACCCAATGATATTATCCTGTCAATTTGCAAATGGATGGACAAAACGCCCTTAACGCTCACCGAATCCCTGCGGCCTCATCTGTGCATGGGCAAAAATGCCGAATTACTGGGCCTGCCCGACGGAACGCCGGTATTCCATCATGACCACTTTGTTTGTGACAATGAAAACAATTGCTACTATTGGGAGACATTGTCCACGGCAAACCTTCATACCTGTGGACACCAACAAAATTGTGACCCGACTTGA
- a CDS encoding ABC transporter ATP-binding protein has translation MLELKEIRTFYGRIEALKGVSLEIRKGEIITLIGANGAGKSTTLMSISGIVPPAFGQILFNGQRVHTLRPDQICRLGILQVPEGRRIFPDLTVTENLAMGAYLRKDKTGIHRDRDYIFSLFPRLAERRHQPGGTLSGGEQQMLAIARGLMGQPKLLLLDEPSLGLAPVLVQIIFETIQKINRENNTTILLVEQNANKALAIAHRGYVMETGKIILSGTAENLRQSERIKTAYLGL, from the coding sequence ATGCTTGAACTAAAAGAGATTCGCACCTTTTACGGCCGGATTGAAGCGTTAAAAGGCGTCAGCCTGGAGATCAGAAAAGGCGAGATTATCACCCTGATCGGCGCCAACGGCGCTGGAAAATCAACGACACTCATGTCCATCAGCGGCATCGTACCGCCGGCATTTGGGCAAATTCTGTTCAATGGGCAGCGGGTTCACACCCTGCGACCCGATCAAATCTGCCGGCTCGGCATTCTTCAGGTGCCGGAGGGCCGAAGAATTTTTCCGGATCTGACGGTTACGGAAAACCTCGCCATGGGGGCTTATCTGAGAAAGGACAAGACCGGTATTCACCGGGACAGAGATTATATTTTCAGCCTCTTTCCGCGACTGGCTGAGCGGCGGCATCAGCCGGGAGGCACTCTGAGCGGCGGTGAGCAGCAGATGCTGGCCATTGCCCGCGGGCTCATGGGGCAGCCCAAGTTATTGCTGCTCGATGAGCCGTCCCTTGGCCTGGCGCCGGTGCTCGTGCAGATCATCTTTGAGACCATTCAAAAGATCAACCGGGAAAACAACACAACGATTTTATTGGTGGAGCAAAACGCCAACAAAGCCTTGGCCATTGCCCATCGCGGCTATGTCATGGAGACTGGAAAAATCATCCTCTCGGGCACCGCCGAAAACCTGCGCCAAAGCGAGCGCATCAAAACCGCCTACCTCGGGTTGTGA
- a CDS encoding ABC transporter ATP-binding protein, translating into METGGMSMQPVIAVKGLTMRFGGLLALDAINLHIEKGEIVALIGPNGAGKTTFFNCITGIYRPSGGAVFIAPAGGEPLRINGLKPHLITRKGLARTFQNIRLFSNMTVLENLMVARHCRTRSGIFGAVAQDNATRNEELEIVRFSYRLLESFGLARYVNEVAGSLAYGEQRRLEIARALATEPFLLLLDEPAAGMNHKETEELDVLIRRIRDENSLSILLIEHDMKLVMSLSDRIYVLDHGEMIATGAPAQIALNSKVINAYLGESFDA; encoded by the coding sequence ATGGAAACAGGCGGCATGAGCATGCAACCGGTGATCGCGGTCAAGGGACTTACCATGCGTTTTGGCGGTTTGCTGGCGCTCGATGCCATCAATTTGCATATTGAAAAGGGTGAGATTGTGGCCCTGATCGGCCCCAACGGCGCCGGGAAAACGACCTTTTTCAATTGCATTACCGGTATATATCGCCCGAGCGGGGGAGCGGTTTTCATCGCGCCTGCTGGCGGAGAACCGCTGCGGATCAACGGGCTTAAGCCCCATCTTATTACCCGAAAGGGCCTTGCCCGCACCTTTCAGAATATTCGGCTTTTTTCAAACATGACCGTTCTTGAAAACCTCATGGTCGCGCGGCATTGCCGCACCCGGTCCGGTATTTTCGGCGCGGTGGCGCAGGATAACGCCACCCGAAATGAAGAGCTGGAAATCGTGCGATTTTCCTATCGGCTACTGGAAAGCTTCGGGCTTGCGCGCTATGTGAATGAGGTGGCCGGCTCGCTTGCCTACGGTGAGCAGCGGCGCCTGGAGATTGCTCGTGCACTGGCCACTGAACCTTTTTTGCTGCTTCTGGATGAACCTGCGGCCGGCATGAACCATAAAGAGACGGAAGAACTCGATGTCCTGATTCGGCGCATTCGGGACGAGAATTCCCTCTCGATTCTGTTGATCGAACACGACATGAAACTGGTGATGAGTTTATCGGATCGCATTTATGTTCTGGATCACGGAGAGATGATCGCCACGGGCGCACCGGCCCAAATCGCTTTGAATTCAAAGGTCATTAACGCCTATCTCGGAGAGAGCTTTGATGCTTGA
- a CDS encoding branched-chain amino acid ABC transporter permease: MIDVTISPRFRAFLKSLLIALWFMFLTFPILVIKVNPIERTVVWRWMNLVYVGVGAFFLSFLWRYLMRRKLGAGQQKEGRLQHLAERIRREPKRFIPVMIAIGLAAVLFPLITSSYQVSILTTALMYVMLGLGLNIVVGLAGLLDLGYVAFYAVGAYAYALLNYHFELGFWACLPLSAVLAAFFGVLLGFPVLRLRGDYLAIVTLGFGEIIRLILENWNDFSFGPSGIAGISRPWFFGMTLSPQQANVYMYYLMIILVLLTIFVVGRLENSRIGRAWIALREDEIACEAMGIDKTRTKLTAFALGATWAGMVGCIFAAKTTFINPASFTFMESAIILSIVVLGGMGSILGVILAALILILLPEYLRAFAEMRMLIFGASMVLMMVFRPQGLIRRRKRRYEWKQAA; this comes from the coding sequence ATGATTGACGTGACGATTTCCCCCCGCTTCCGGGCGTTTCTAAAATCCCTTTTAATCGCCCTGTGGTTCATGTTCCTTACCTTTCCGATTTTGGTGATAAAGGTCAACCCGATTGAACGCACGGTTGTCTGGCGCTGGATGAATCTGGTATATGTCGGTGTCGGCGCTTTTTTTCTCTCCTTTCTCTGGCGGTATTTGATGAGACGCAAGCTCGGCGCCGGACAGCAAAAAGAAGGCCGGCTGCAACACCTGGCTGAACGGATTCGGCGCGAACCAAAGCGGTTTATTCCGGTAATGATCGCAATCGGACTCGCCGCGGTGCTTTTCCCCTTGATAACATCGAGTTATCAGGTGTCCATCCTGACGACCGCCCTGATGTACGTCATGCTGGGGTTGGGGCTCAATATTGTCGTGGGCCTGGCCGGTCTGCTGGATTTGGGGTATGTGGCCTTTTATGCCGTGGGGGCTTATGCCTATGCGCTGCTGAATTATCATTTCGAGCTGGGATTTTGGGCCTGTCTGCCGCTGAGCGCGGTGCTGGCCGCCTTTTTCGGCGTTCTGCTTGGATTTCCGGTCCTGCGGCTGCGGGGGGATTATCTGGCCATTGTGACCTTAGGCTTCGGGGAAATCATTCGGCTGATTCTGGAAAACTGGAACGACTTTTCTTTTGGTCCGAGCGGCATTGCGGGCATTTCCCGGCCGTGGTTTTTCGGAATGACCTTAAGCCCCCAGCAGGCCAATGTCTATATGTATTACCTCATGATCATTCTGGTGTTATTGACCATCTTCGTGGTGGGTCGGCTCGAAAATTCGCGTATCGGCCGGGCATGGATCGCGCTTCGGGAAGATGAAATCGCCTGCGAGGCGATGGGGATCGACAAAACCCGGACCAAGCTCACCGCCTTTGCTCTGGGTGCGACCTGGGCGGGAATGGTCGGCTGCATCTTTGCCGCCAAGACGACTTTTATCAACCCGGCCAGTTTCACCTTCATGGAGTCGGCCATCATTCTATCGATCGTGGTGTTGGGCGGCATGGGTTCCATTTTGGGGGTCATTCTGGCAGCCTTGATTTTGATTTTGTTGCCCGAATATTTGCGGGCTTTTGCCGAAATGCGAATGCTCATTTTCGGCGCCAGTATGGTGCTCATGATGGTTTTTCGGCCTCAGGGCCTGATTCGCCGGAGGAAACGGCGCTATGAATGGAAACAGGCGGCATGA
- a CDS encoding branched-chain amino acid ABC transporter permease LivH (LivHMGF is the membrane component of the LIV-I/LS branched-chain amino acid transporter), giving the protein MRYFLELFFGGLTRGSIYALIALGYTMVYGIIQLINFAHGEIYMIGAFTALITASVLSLLGFHGLSLLLLAGLAAVIYCAAYGYTLEKIAYKPLRKASRLSPLISAIGMSIFLQNYVLLAQTSDFLSFPALIPDFVFLEAFSDFMLPSEVVIFATTAVVMLLLTVFIKFTRMGKAMRATSQDRTMAMLSGVNVERVISVTFIIGSALAAVGGVLISSHIGQINFYIGFIAGIKAFTAAVLGGIGSIPGAVLGGLVLGLTESFATGYVSSDYEDVFAFGLLVFILIFRPAGLLGKSVSEKV; this is encoded by the coding sequence ATGAGATATTTCCTGGAACTTTTTTTCGGCGGGCTCACGCGCGGCAGTATTTATGCCCTGATCGCGCTGGGCTACACCATGGTGTATGGCATCATTCAACTCATCAACTTCGCCCACGGCGAGATTTACATGATCGGTGCGTTTACGGCACTGATCACGGCAAGCGTGCTTTCCCTGCTCGGTTTTCACGGGCTTTCCCTGTTGCTTCTGGCCGGTCTGGCGGCGGTTATTTATTGCGCCGCCTACGGCTATACCCTGGAAAAAATCGCTTACAAACCGCTGCGAAAGGCCTCTCGCCTCTCGCCGCTCATCAGCGCCATCGGCATGTCTATCTTTCTGCAAAACTATGTGCTGCTGGCGCAGACATCCGATTTTCTCTCTTTTCCGGCCCTCATTCCCGACTTTGTATTCCTGGAGGCATTTTCCGATTTTATGCTGCCTTCCGAAGTCGTTATATTTGCGACCACGGCCGTGGTGATGCTGCTGCTAACGGTCTTTATCAAGTTCACGCGCATGGGCAAGGCCATGCGGGCGACTTCCCAGGACCGGACAATGGCCATGCTCTCCGGGGTCAATGTCGAGCGCGTGATCTCGGTGACCTTCATCATTGGTTCGGCTCTTGCGGCCGTGGGCGGGGTGCTTATCTCCTCGCATATCGGTCAGATTAATTTCTACATCGGGTTCATCGCCGGGATCAAGGCCTTTACAGCCGCGGTCCTTGGCGGCATCGGCAGCATTCCCGGCGCCGTGCTCGGCGGCCTGGTTCTGGGCCTTACCGAAAGTTTTGCCACGGGGTATGTGTCGAGCGACTATGAGGACGTTTTTGCCTTTGGGTTGCTGGTCTTCATTCTCATCTTTCGCCCGGCCGGTTTGCTGGGAAAATCCGTTTCGGAAAAGGTATGA
- a CDS encoding branched-chain amino acid ABC transporter substrate-binding protein, translating to MKKRLYLMVLMPLVALLAGWGHAAETIKIGVVGAHSGDLASYGLPTVNAVHFVLDEVNAKGGILGKQVEMIQVDDACKPEVAANAAQKIVSEKVNAVIGPICSGATKAALGIYRDARIITISPSATNVDLTNSGEYPNFFRTIAPDDAQARLEVDFAVTHLKLKSLAVIHDKGDYGKGLAEFARGFLEKAGAMVLLFEGVTPGAVDYSAIVQKIRQSGAEGVIYGGYHPEAAKIVMAMRKKKMKTFFISDDGVKDDTFIKVAGKYAEGVYATGPIDTTQSPMAIAAIEQHRKALSADPGAFYLNAHAAIRALLNAMDKAGSTDYDAVAKALRTEWVETPLGKISFDDKGDAEGIGFSMYRVTDGKFETPEAP from the coding sequence ATGAAAAAGCGCCTCTATTTGATGGTTTTGATGCCCCTTGTGGCCCTGCTGGCCGGATGGGGTCATGCGGCCGAAACGATTAAGATCGGGGTGGTTGGCGCGCATTCAGGCGATTTGGCTTCCTACGGGTTGCCGACCGTCAATGCCGTTCATTTTGTCCTTGATGAGGTTAACGCCAAGGGCGGCATTCTCGGTAAGCAGGTCGAGATGATCCAGGTGGATGATGCCTGCAAACCGGAGGTGGCGGCCAATGCGGCCCAGAAAATCGTTTCCGAAAAGGTGAATGCCGTCATTGGTCCTATTTGCTCCGGCGCGACCAAGGCGGCCTTGGGAATTTACCGGGATGCCCGAATCATCACCATTTCGCCTTCGGCCACCAATGTGGATTTGACCAATAGCGGCGAGTATCCCAATTTTTTCCGTACCATCGCGCCGGATGACGCGCAGGCCCGGCTGGAAGTGGACTTTGCAGTAACCCACCTGAAGCTGAAGAGTCTTGCCGTCATTCATGACAAGGGCGATTACGGCAAGGGTCTGGCCGAGTTCGCCAGAGGGTTTTTGGAAAAGGCCGGCGCCATGGTGCTGCTGTTTGAAGGGGTTACCCCCGGCGCCGTGGATTATTCCGCCATCGTTCAGAAGATTCGGCAGTCCGGAGCGGAAGGGGTCATTTACGGCGGATACCATCCCGAGGCGGCCAAGATTGTCATGGCGATGAGAAAAAAGAAAATGAAGACCTTTTTCATTTCGGATGACGGCGTAAAGGATGACACCTTTATCAAGGTGGCTGGAAAATATGCTGAAGGCGTCTATGCCACCGGCCCGATTGATACCACCCAATCCCCGATGGCCATAGCGGCGATTGAGCAGCATAGAAAAGCCCTTTCCGCAGATCCGGGCGCCTTTTATCTTAATGCCCATGCCGCCATTCGGGCGCTGCTCAATGCCATGGATAAAGCCGGAAGCACGGATTACGATGCCGTGGCCAAGGCGTTGCGGACCGAATGGGTGGAAACGCCACTAGGGAAAATCAGCTTTGACGATAAGGGAGACGCCGAGGGAATCGGCTTTTCCATGTATCGGGTAACGGATGGGAAATTCGAAACCCCGGAAGCGCCATGA